Proteins encoded in a region of the Corynebacterium breve genome:
- a CDS encoding septum formation initiator family protein, producing MATSSTSDTGAKRRPRRTPTLVPVASRDAEKNLPKPKKLDNRFSLKGDIVGITIIITVVLIVLIAIAVPLRTYYEGRSELARLNESIVAKQEQKNELIEDINKYSNEDFIKQEARRRLGMIEPGETAWRIIDPRMDDDAAVTTDPEEDPGPDRTWAEVAWDSLATPATPVVE from the coding sequence ATGGCCACATCTTCCACATCAGACACCGGCGCCAAGCGCAGACCCCGCCGCACCCCAACTTTGGTGCCGGTGGCTAGTCGTGATGCAGAGAAGAACCTGCCAAAACCGAAGAAACTCGACAACCGTTTCAGCTTGAAAGGCGACATTGTCGGTATCACGATCATCATTACAGTGGTCCTGATCGTGCTCATCGCGATCGCGGTACCGCTCCGGACGTATTACGAAGGCCGCAGCGAGCTGGCCCGCCTGAACGAGTCGATCGTCGCTAAGCAAGAGCAGAAAAACGAGCTGATCGAGGATATCAACAAGTACAGCAACGAGGACTTCATTAAGCAGGAAGCCCGTCGCCGGCTCGGCATGATCGAGCCTGGTGAGACAGCGTGGCGCATCATCGATCCGCGCATGGACGACGATGCTGCCGTGACAACCGACCCCGAAGAGGATCCGGGGCCGGATCGCACGTGGGCCGAAGTGGCGTGGGATTCCCTGGCAACACCTGCAACTCCTGTTGTTGAGTAA
- the eno gene encoding phosphopyruvate hydratase: protein MADIIHAFAREIMDSRGNPTVEAEVFLDDGAHGIAGVPSGASTGAHEAHELRDGGDRYLGKGVLKAVEFVNEEIADEIAGFEADDQRAIDQAMIDLDGTENKSRLGANAILGVSMAVAKAAAESAGLPLYRYVGGPNAHVLPVPMMNIVNGGEHADSGVDVQEFMIAPIGAETFSEALRMGAEVYHNLKKVIGDRGLSTGLGDEGGFAPSVDSTKEALDLILEAIKKSGYEPGKDVALALDVASSEFFEDGKYNFEGGQLSTDEMIKVYEGLVAEYPIVSIEDPLDEDDWDGYVKMTELLGDKIQIVGDDFFVTNPKRLAEGIEKKAANALLVKVNQIGTLTETFDAVDMAHRAGYRCMMSHRSGETEDTTIADLAVALGCGQIKTGAPARSERVAKYNQLLRIEQELGDAAVYAGKSAFPRFEA from the coding sequence GTGGCTGACATCATTCATGCATTTGCACGTGAGATTATGGATTCCCGCGGTAACCCAACTGTAGAAGCAGAGGTGTTCCTGGATGACGGTGCTCACGGCATCGCAGGCGTACCTTCCGGTGCGTCCACCGGTGCTCACGAGGCACACGAGCTTCGCGACGGCGGCGACCGCTACCTGGGCAAGGGTGTGCTGAAGGCAGTCGAGTTTGTCAACGAGGAAATCGCTGACGAAATCGCAGGCTTCGAGGCTGACGACCAGCGCGCAATCGACCAGGCAATGATCGACCTTGACGGCACCGAGAACAAGTCCCGCCTCGGCGCAAACGCCATCCTCGGCGTCTCCATGGCAGTAGCAAAGGCCGCAGCTGAGTCCGCTGGTCTGCCTCTCTACCGCTACGTCGGTGGCCCTAACGCACACGTTCTCCCAGTCCCAATGATGAACATCGTCAACGGTGGCGAGCACGCTGACTCCGGCGTGGATGTCCAGGAGTTCATGATTGCTCCAATCGGCGCAGAGACCTTCTCCGAGGCACTTCGCATGGGTGCAGAGGTCTACCACAACCTGAAGAAGGTCATCGGCGACCGTGGCCTGTCCACCGGCCTTGGCGACGAGGGCGGCTTCGCTCCTTCCGTCGACTCCACCAAGGAAGCGCTCGACCTGATCCTCGAGGCAATCAAGAAGTCGGGCTACGAGCCTGGCAAGGACGTCGCACTCGCACTCGACGTCGCATCGTCTGAGTTCTTCGAAGACGGCAAGTACAACTTCGAAGGCGGCCAGCTTTCCACCGACGAGATGATCAAGGTCTACGAAGGCCTCGTCGCCGAGTACCCAATCGTCTCCATCGAGGACCCGCTGGACGAAGACGACTGGGACGGTTACGTCAAGATGACCGAGCTGCTGGGCGACAAGATCCAGATCGTCGGCGACGACTTCTTCGTCACCAACCCGAAGCGTCTTGCAGAAGGCATCGAGAAGAAGGCTGCAAACGCTCTCTTGGTTAAGGTTAACCAGATCGGTACTCTGACCGAGACCTTCGACGCTGTCGACATGGCTCACCGCGCAGGCTACCGCTGCATGATGTCTCACCGCTCTGGCGAGACCGAGGACACCACCATTGCTGACCTCGCTGTCGCACTCGGCTGTGGCCAGATCAAGACCGGTGCACCTGCCCGTTCCGAGCGTGTTGCTAAGTACAACCAGCTGCTGCGCATCGAGCAGGAGCTCGGCGACGCTGCTGTCTACGCAGGCAAGTCCGCTTTCCCACGCTTCGAGGCTTAA
- a CDS encoding lytic transglycosylase domain-containing protein, producing the protein MTSPRRAAGCGIAAITAVVLAIILVIAIVAWALSAFAPAIVPRNLQPVPEDVPPAVAEAPPLIDVHGPGRTSDQLAQWAQPIADATYIDPQAVRAYGNAELIARDAWPECNLAWNTLAGIGWVETRHGTYTGRTWDQGKLDDEGLAEPPIIGVPLDGSPGFAHIPDTDNGEWDGDSEYDRAMGPMQFIPESWRRYGRDANGDNDPDPQQIDDAALTAANLLCADGRDLSTPEGWRDAVFAYNQSNDYLLKVRDAAGAYAMGQPAVR; encoded by the coding sequence ATGACTTCACCTCGTCGCGCAGCTGGATGCGGCATCGCCGCTATCACTGCCGTCGTGCTAGCCATTATCTTGGTTATCGCCATCGTCGCGTGGGCGTTATCGGCATTCGCCCCGGCCATCGTCCCGCGCAACCTCCAACCAGTGCCCGAGGACGTTCCTCCTGCTGTTGCCGAAGCGCCACCGCTCATCGACGTGCACGGCCCCGGTCGCACCTCGGATCAATTGGCGCAGTGGGCGCAACCAATCGCTGACGCGACCTACATCGATCCGCAGGCCGTGCGCGCCTACGGCAACGCTGAATTGATCGCACGCGACGCGTGGCCTGAGTGCAACCTCGCGTGGAATACCTTGGCCGGCATCGGTTGGGTGGAAACGCGCCATGGCACCTATACCGGTAGGACCTGGGATCAGGGCAAGCTTGACGACGAAGGCTTGGCCGAACCTCCGATCATCGGCGTTCCGCTGGATGGCTCTCCCGGCTTTGCCCATATTCCAGACACTGACAACGGCGAGTGGGACGGCGACAGTGAATATGATCGCGCGATGGGGCCGATGCAATTTATCCCGGAGTCGTGGCGGCGCTATGGTCGCGATGCGAATGGCGACAACGACCCAGATCCGCAGCAAATCGACGATGCAGCTTTGACTGCCGCTAACCTGCTGTGCGCCGACGGTCGTGACCTTTCAACTCCCGAGGGGTGGCGCGACGCGGTGTTCGCCTACAACCAATCGAATGACTACCTGCTCAAAGTTCGTGACGCGGCGGGCGCCTACGCCATGGGGCAGCCTGCGGTACGGTAG
- a CDS encoding MazG nucleotide pyrophosphohydrolase domain-containing protein, which produces MTVIVLDPRWPELIPMGALSRLESPVTCTGEVPVSVRWSIAELPTREGLTGWGTLLTTNPHDPEVARRKERGETVFEVASRHDKVLQAVETMRTSRDRGAWEIGQTHRSLLPYLKEETEEFAAAVRSGVNDRMLMRELGDVLLQVFFHAEIASRRGAFDFYDVAESFTNKMRSRAPYLFDGSTGIVGEAEQDRLWQEGKKRDG; this is translated from the coding sequence ATGACCGTCATTGTGTTGGATCCTCGGTGGCCTGAACTGATTCCGATGGGCGCACTTTCGCGCTTGGAATCGCCTGTGACCTGCACGGGGGAGGTTCCAGTGTCCGTGCGATGGAGCATAGCGGAGCTACCTACTCGTGAGGGGTTGACTGGATGGGGCACACTATTGACGACGAACCCGCACGACCCCGAAGTAGCCCGACGCAAGGAGCGAGGCGAAACGGTATTCGAAGTTGCAAGTCGCCATGACAAGGTGTTGCAGGCCGTGGAGACAATGCGCACGAGCCGTGACCGCGGGGCCTGGGAGATCGGCCAGACCCATCGCTCGTTGCTGCCGTACCTCAAGGAGGAAACGGAGGAATTCGCGGCTGCGGTTCGTTCTGGGGTCAATGATCGGATGCTGATGCGCGAACTCGGCGACGTGCTTCTCCAGGTGTTCTTCCATGCAGAAATTGCTTCACGACGAGGCGCCTTCGACTTCTACGATGTCGCCGAATCGTTCACCAACAAAATGCGTTCGCGCGCCCCGTACCTCTTTGACGGCTCGACTGGCATTGTCGGCGAGGCCGAACAAGATCGCCTCTGGCAGGAGGGCAAAAAGCGCGACGGCTAG
- the nadC gene encoding carboxylating nicotinate-nucleotide diphosphorylase: MTDQANGLNRTDTLRAIHRAMEEDLYYGPDITSIATVAESARAVAEVRTRQEGVVSGLEIIAWTLETQIPTEKFSVALLVDDGARVVPGDIVARIEAPTRALLTCERTFLNLIGHMSGISTAVSRWVRELEGTPTRVRDSRKTLPGMREMQKYAVRAGGGINHRMGLGDEALIKDNHVIAAGSVVEAYLDVRRMYPSKFCEVEVDSLEQFEALLPYKPDMILLDNFSVDDVATAVSKRNDQAPEMQLEASGGLTLSDARAYGNTGVDFVAVGALTHSVDVLDLGLDFLEQ; this comes from the coding sequence ATGACTGACCAAGCAAACGGACTCAACCGTACCGATACGCTCCGGGCCATTCACCGCGCCATGGAAGAAGACCTCTACTACGGCCCGGATATCACGTCGATCGCGACCGTGGCTGAATCTGCCCGCGCGGTTGCGGAGGTACGGACTCGCCAAGAAGGGGTCGTATCAGGCTTGGAGATCATCGCCTGGACTCTGGAGACCCAAATCCCCACGGAGAAGTTCTCTGTAGCTTTGCTTGTCGACGACGGCGCACGCGTCGTTCCCGGCGACATCGTCGCCCGCATTGAGGCCCCCACCCGAGCGCTTCTGACTTGTGAGCGCACTTTTCTCAACCTCATCGGTCACATGTCGGGCATCTCCACTGCCGTCTCTCGCTGGGTGAGAGAACTCGAAGGCACTCCGACACGTGTTCGCGATTCGCGCAAGACCCTGCCCGGCATGCGCGAAATGCAAAAGTACGCGGTGCGCGCCGGTGGCGGAATCAATCACCGCATGGGGCTTGGCGACGAAGCCCTGATCAAAGACAATCACGTCATCGCGGCAGGTTCTGTTGTCGAAGCTTACTTGGACGTACGCCGCATGTACCCCTCGAAGTTTTGTGAAGTCGAAGTGGACTCGTTGGAGCAGTTCGAGGCTCTCCTGCCGTACAAACCCGACATGATCCTCCTAGATAACTTTTCTGTGGACGATGTCGCCACGGCTGTGTCCAAGCGCAATGACCAGGCCCCTGAGATGCAGCTCGAGGCTTCGGGTGGACTCACCCTGTCCGATGCTCGCGCTTATGGAAATACCGGCGTGGATTTTGTCGCCGTCGGTGCACTCACTCACTCGGTCGACGTGCTCGACCTTGGCCTGGACTTCCTCGAGCAGTAG
- the dnaG gene encoding DNA primase: MAKGRIPDSDVEAIRERADIAEIVGEYVQLKPAGHDSLKGLSPFKDEKTPSFHVRPARGFYYCFSTSQGGDVFKFLMEMEHLTFPEAVESVADMIGYQINYQGGSTGARDVKPGTRARLIAANKAAHEFYREQLETPEAKPARDFLLNRGFSQDIIYTFECGYAPDGWDTLTKHLLRKGFEFKELEDAGLSTMGRRGPIDKFHRRLLWPIKDLSGNVIGFGARKLFDDDKMGKYMNTADTMLYHKSKVLFGVDLAKKHVASERQAVVVEGYTDVMAMYAAGVKTAVASCGTAFGSEHLAILRRLMLDDDYFRGELIYTFDGDEAGQKAAMRAFEGDQKFTGQSFVATAPDGMDPCDLRLERGDAAVRDLVASRIPMFEFVINSLLKDYPLDTAESRLQALRRTIPVVAQIRDNALQTEYARQLAGWVGWPDPSEVMRQVRAEAKNPSQKKQRVFDRPTADSVQNTQAPMLIAPNPNDPRLWAQREALKIALQYPDAAGSYFDGINPDAFTNDAYRQVRQAMTDAGGAANAQSGVEWLAAVSGEMKDLAGRNFVSQLAIEPIHAENMEPHADSVLSRLQEVRVSDQIAQLKSQLQRMRPSDDEVAYNSLFSDLVALEKARRELNDRALRN, translated from the coding sequence ATGGCTAAGGGCAGAATTCCAGATTCCGATGTTGAGGCGATCCGTGAGCGCGCTGACATCGCAGAGATCGTGGGGGAGTACGTCCAGCTGAAGCCGGCGGGTCACGATTCGCTGAAAGGACTGTCGCCGTTTAAGGATGAGAAGACGCCGTCTTTCCACGTCCGCCCGGCGCGAGGTTTCTATTACTGCTTCTCTACGAGCCAGGGTGGCGACGTTTTCAAGTTCCTCATGGAAATGGAACACCTGACGTTCCCCGAGGCTGTGGAGTCTGTCGCCGACATGATCGGCTACCAGATCAATTACCAGGGCGGTTCGACGGGTGCTCGTGACGTCAAGCCCGGCACCCGCGCGCGTTTGATCGCGGCGAACAAGGCAGCCCATGAGTTCTATCGCGAACAGCTGGAAACGCCAGAGGCAAAGCCTGCGCGTGATTTCTTGCTCAACCGTGGATTCAGTCAGGACATCATCTACACCTTCGAGTGTGGCTATGCCCCGGATGGTTGGGACACCCTGACCAAGCATTTGTTGCGTAAAGGTTTTGAATTCAAGGAGCTCGAAGACGCAGGCTTATCGACGATGGGCCGCCGCGGTCCCATCGACAAATTCCACCGTCGCCTGCTGTGGCCCATTAAAGACTTGTCCGGCAATGTCATCGGCTTCGGTGCCCGCAAGCTCTTCGACGACGACAAAATGGGCAAATACATGAATACCGCGGATACGATGCTCTATCACAAGTCGAAGGTGCTTTTCGGAGTGGATTTGGCAAAGAAGCACGTTGCCTCTGAACGCCAGGCTGTGGTCGTGGAAGGCTATACAGACGTGATGGCGATGTACGCGGCAGGTGTCAAGACTGCCGTGGCATCGTGCGGCACAGCGTTCGGTTCCGAGCACTTGGCGATCCTGCGTCGTCTCATGCTTGACGACGACTACTTCCGCGGCGAGCTCATCTATACTTTCGACGGTGACGAGGCCGGCCAGAAGGCCGCGATGCGCGCTTTCGAGGGGGACCAGAAGTTTACGGGCCAGTCGTTCGTCGCCACTGCTCCTGACGGAATGGACCCCTGCGACCTGCGCCTCGAGCGTGGCGATGCCGCCGTGCGTGATTTGGTGGCCAGCCGCATTCCCATGTTTGAGTTCGTGATCAATTCGCTGTTGAAGGACTACCCACTAGATACGGCAGAGTCTCGGTTGCAAGCTTTGCGGCGCACCATTCCCGTCGTCGCCCAAATTCGCGACAATGCGCTGCAAACCGAGTATGCCCGCCAGCTCGCAGGGTGGGTGGGGTGGCCCGATCCAAGTGAAGTGATGCGCCAAGTCCGCGCGGAGGCGAAGAACCCCTCGCAGAAGAAGCAGCGAGTGTTTGACCGCCCCACAGCCGATTCCGTGCAAAACACACAGGCACCGATGCTTATTGCGCCAAACCCGAACGATCCAAGGTTATGGGCGCAGCGTGAGGCTCTTAAGATCGCGTTGCAGTACCCAGACGCTGCCGGCAGCTATTTTGACGGTATCAATCCGGACGCGTTTACCAACGATGCGTACCGGCAGGTTCGCCAAGCGATGACGGATGCGGGCGGCGCAGCCAACGCCCAAAGCGGCGTGGAATGGCTCGCCGCAGTTTCGGGCGAGATGAAGGATCTCGCGGGGCGGAACTTCGTATCTCAGCTGGCCATTGAGCCGATTCATGCCGAAAACATGGAGCCCCACGCCGACTCGGTGTTGTCGCGCCTCCAAGAAGTGCGCGTAAGCGACCAGATCGCGCAACTGAAATCCCAGCTGCAGCGGATGCGCCCGTCGGATGATGAGGTGGCGTACAACTCGCTCTTCTCCGACCTTGTTGCACTGGAGAAGGCGCGCCGAGAACTCAATGACCGCGCCTTGCGCAATTAG
- a CDS encoding ribonuclease domain-containing protein, which yields MASSGQKGRKTVPSIIASVALLAVAGIFGFNNLPDEGETTPKTQVSSASDACSTLPDEAYDTIDDIYAGGPFEYPDNDGSRFGNYEGVLPDEKLGYYREYTVETPGLSHRGAKRIVTGGDPAHDPDVFYYTDDHYETFCEVTDA from the coding sequence ATGGCCAGCTCCGGACAAAAGGGCCGTAAGACCGTGCCCTCCATCATCGCCAGCGTTGCACTGCTCGCAGTCGCTGGAATCTTCGGCTTCAACAACCTTCCTGACGAAGGCGAGACGACACCAAAAACGCAGGTGTCGTCGGCAAGCGATGCGTGCTCAACTTTGCCCGACGAGGCGTACGACACCATCGACGACATCTATGCCGGCGGGCCATTCGAGTACCCCGACAACGACGGTTCCCGTTTTGGTAACTATGAGGGAGTGCTTCCCGACGAAAAACTGGGCTACTACCGCGAATACACCGTTGAAACTCCTGGATTGTCGCACCGCGGGGCCAAACGCATCGTGACAGGTGGCGACCCAGCCCATGACCCCGACGTTTTCTACTACACCGACGATCACTACGAAACCTTCTGCGAGGTGACCGATGCTTAG
- a CDS encoding deoxyguanosinetriphosphate triphosphohydrolase, whose protein sequence is MTYEYSAADLARLAPEGPKGSQYKNTEADHRGAFSRDRARVLHSAALRRLADKTQVVGPQDGDTPRTRLTHSLEVGQIARGIGTGLGLDSDLCDMAGLTHDIGHPPYGHNGENALNALAQEAGGFEGNAQTLRILTRLEPKVLYDDHSVGLNLTRAALDAACKYPRTATNPDGSKNRKYGAYDEDAHILEWIREGHVDERPSMEAQVMDFSDDIAYSVHDVEDGIISGRISLQVLWDLVELAQLAEKGAKAFGGTAEELLEAADRLRALPAIGEGAEFNYTLRSWTQLKRLTSELVGRYVGAVITATEEADQPKLGRMHGDLIIPPDADAEVRLLKTVAVLYVMDMPTHVARQDRQRDRINRVHDYLTAGAPGTLDTMFAAWWMEAETDQERARVIIDQIASMTESRLERIAKRSSGLAGFLG, encoded by the coding sequence ATGACCTATGAATACTCAGCGGCCGATCTGGCTCGCTTGGCTCCCGAAGGACCCAAGGGTTCGCAGTATAAAAACACGGAGGCGGACCACCGGGGCGCATTTTCACGCGACCGGGCACGTGTACTGCACTCGGCGGCGCTTCGTCGTCTAGCGGACAAGACGCAGGTCGTTGGCCCTCAGGACGGGGATACGCCCCGTACTCGCCTCACTCACTCGCTCGAAGTTGGGCAGATCGCCCGGGGTATTGGCACCGGGCTTGGCCTTGACTCGGATTTGTGCGATATGGCGGGTCTCACCCATGACATTGGCCACCCCCCGTACGGACACAATGGCGAAAACGCCCTCAATGCGCTGGCCCAAGAGGCAGGAGGCTTTGAAGGCAACGCTCAGACTCTGCGCATTCTGACCCGTCTTGAACCGAAAGTGCTTTACGACGACCACTCCGTCGGACTCAACCTCACCAGGGCGGCACTGGACGCGGCGTGCAAATACCCGCGCACGGCAACGAACCCCGACGGGTCCAAAAACCGCAAATACGGTGCATACGACGAAGATGCGCACATTTTGGAATGGATCCGCGAAGGCCACGTCGACGAACGCCCAAGCATGGAAGCCCAAGTGATGGATTTCTCCGACGACATCGCCTATTCGGTGCATGACGTAGAAGACGGCATCATTTCTGGACGAATTTCCCTGCAGGTGCTGTGGGATCTTGTCGAGCTAGCGCAGCTGGCGGAGAAAGGCGCAAAGGCCTTTGGAGGCACAGCTGAGGAGCTTCTCGAAGCAGCAGATAGGCTCCGTGCGCTCCCGGCAATTGGTGAAGGGGCTGAGTTCAACTACACCTTGCGCAGCTGGACGCAGTTAAAGAGGCTTACCAGCGAACTCGTCGGTAGGTATGTCGGCGCCGTGATCACCGCGACAGAAGAGGCGGACCAGCCGAAGCTCGGGCGGATGCATGGAGATTTGATCATTCCGCCCGATGCTGATGCTGAGGTGCGCCTGTTGAAGACGGTGGCGGTGCTTTACGTGATGGATATGCCGACGCATGTGGCTAGGCAGGATCGCCAACGCGATCGAATCAACCGAGTCCACGATTACCTCACCGCCGGCGCGCCGGGCACTTTGGACACGATGTTCGCCGCCTGGTGGATGGAAGCGGAGACGGATCAAGAGCGGGCGCGCGTGATCATCGATCAGATTGCGTCAATGACGGAGTCGCGATTGGAACGCATTGCGAAGCGATCTTCAGGGCTAGCGGGATTCTTGGGGTAG
- a CDS encoding TPM domain-containing protein, with the protein MTAQHFKALLAAPLLGGAVALACAPAALALTSDVTVQAQAQATMEPVRLTTAVTDASGILSATDIAAIEDAIDQLRSERQLNAYVVYMPSFGDYQPTEWAEKAVAANGGDNTAVIAISPEERLYGIHVGSQWTQAQLDDMNEAAFSSLSNDDWADAAVNALQAATPGGSSGENATWLGAGAGAVALTGGGLWAYSRRKNKKESAAMLESSRDIDPADTRSLAKLPTQTLEQLAQDTLVAVDESIRLGREELDLATAEFGPDRTRSFTAAMNTANSAMQRAFEIQKRLNDAIPETEPEKRSMLVDIISSAGTADQALDRKSEEFSEMRNLLITAPDAIDQITQRTVSIRTRIEPAREILKDLQSRYSDAMLDSIEDNVELAVASLQEAENNLDSARELESRPAGQQGALVDHIRTGEHSVEVADNLLRSIENADANIRNAQANLPALIEEIEGEIVETERLKAATQSGARINVSTLNDVAHRARYALQEARAIANQDPLKAFTDLTHTDAELDEAIADAQGAARDQERQLSILDQQLNAAAAQIQGAEDLIASYGRVVGSQARTLLAEAKRQHADALNRRINDTRNAIELARMATESARRAARAAQNDINNYRNRQAAGTFGDIAQGIIIGSMLSGGGGSRGGFGGGGFGGGGGGWGGGSRGGSF; encoded by the coding sequence ATGACTGCGCAACACTTCAAAGCCCTTCTCGCCGCTCCACTTTTGGGTGGCGCTGTTGCACTTGCCTGCGCGCCGGCAGCACTCGCCCTGACTAGTGATGTAACGGTGCAAGCCCAGGCCCAAGCAACGATGGAGCCGGTGCGCCTCACGACTGCGGTAACTGATGCCTCAGGCATTCTCTCTGCGACCGATATTGCAGCGATCGAGGATGCAATCGACCAATTGCGCTCAGAGCGCCAATTGAACGCTTATGTCGTGTACATGCCGAGTTTCGGCGATTACCAGCCGACCGAGTGGGCAGAAAAGGCTGTGGCAGCAAACGGCGGTGACAATACGGCCGTGATCGCGATTTCGCCGGAGGAGCGCCTCTACGGCATCCACGTCGGTTCGCAGTGGACTCAGGCCCAACTCGACGACATGAACGAGGCCGCATTCAGTTCCCTGTCCAACGACGATTGGGCAGACGCCGCCGTCAACGCGCTGCAGGCGGCTACCCCAGGTGGCTCCTCCGGTGAAAACGCCACCTGGCTGGGCGCGGGTGCAGGTGCGGTCGCCCTGACCGGCGGTGGACTGTGGGCGTACTCGCGCAGGAAGAACAAGAAAGAGTCGGCGGCGATGCTGGAATCGTCCCGCGACATCGACCCGGCCGATACTAGGTCACTGGCGAAACTCCCGACACAGACCCTAGAACAGCTTGCGCAGGATACCTTGGTAGCGGTCGACGAATCGATCCGGTTGGGACGTGAAGAGTTGGATCTGGCGACGGCAGAGTTCGGACCCGACCGCACGCGCTCATTTACCGCTGCGATGAACACCGCGAACTCTGCGATGCAGCGCGCTTTTGAAATCCAGAAGCGCCTCAATGATGCGATCCCCGAAACCGAGCCAGAGAAGCGATCCATGCTTGTGGACATTATTTCGTCTGCTGGTACAGCTGACCAAGCGTTGGACCGCAAGTCTGAAGAGTTTTCCGAGATGCGCAATCTGCTCATTACCGCCCCGGATGCCATTGACCAGATCACGCAACGCACCGTATCGATTCGCACCCGTATCGAGCCAGCCCGTGAGATTCTCAAAGATCTGCAATCTCGCTACTCCGACGCGATGCTGGACTCGATCGAAGACAACGTAGAGCTCGCAGTGGCATCGCTCCAAGAAGCCGAGAACAATCTCGACTCCGCCCGCGAGCTTGAGTCGCGACCGGCCGGACAGCAGGGGGCGTTGGTGGACCACATCCGCACCGGCGAGCACTCCGTTGAGGTCGCTGATAATCTGTTGCGCTCGATTGAAAACGCGGATGCCAATATTCGCAATGCCCAGGCAAATTTGCCGGCCCTCATCGAGGAAATCGAGGGCGAGATCGTCGAAACCGAGCGACTCAAGGCAGCAACTCAGTCCGGCGCACGCATCAACGTCAGCACGCTTAACGACGTCGCGCACCGGGCCCGCTATGCACTGCAAGAAGCGCGCGCCATTGCGAATCAAGACCCGCTAAAGGCGTTCACTGATCTCACGCACACGGATGCTGAACTCGACGAAGCTATCGCTGACGCCCAAGGCGCAGCCCGTGACCAGGAGCGCCAACTAAGCATCCTGGATCAGCAACTCAATGCGGCCGCAGCTCAGATTCAGGGCGCGGAGGATCTCATTGCGTCCTACGGTCGCGTGGTGGGTTCCCAGGCCCGCACCCTATTGGCAGAAGCGAAGCGCCAACATGCGGATGCACTTAACCGACGCATCAATGACACGCGGAACGCCATCGAGCTTGCCCGCATGGCAACTGAATCGGCGCGTCGTGCTGCACGCGCGGCACAGAACGACATCAACAATTACCGCAATCGCCAGGCAGCGGGGACCTTCGGCGATATCGCCCAAGGCATTATCATCGGCTCAATGCTCTCCGGTGGCGGTGGCTCCCGTGGCGGCTTCGGCGGCGGAGGATTTGGCGGCGGAGGCGGCGGCTGGGGTGGCGGTTCCCGCGGCGGCTCGTTCTAG